Proteins from a genomic interval of Rosa chinensis cultivar Old Blush chromosome 2, RchiOBHm-V2, whole genome shotgun sequence:
- the LOC112186152 gene encoding mini zinc finger protein 2 produces MRKRQVVVRREEPSSNTIRNVRYVECQKNHAAGVGGYAVDGCREFMASGEEGTAALTCAACGCHRNFHRREVETVCECSSPTSTEA; encoded by the coding sequence ATGAGGAAGCGCCAGGTTGTCGTGAGGAGAGAAGAACCTTCATCTAACACCATTAGGAACGTCAGATACGTAGAGTGCCAGAAGAATCATGCCGCCGGAGTCGGAGGGTATGCTGTTGATGGGTGCAGGGAGTTCATGGCAAGTGGAGAGGAGGGCACAGCTGCACTCACCTGCGCCGCCTGCGGCTGCCACCGGAACTTCCACCGAAGAGAAGTTGAGACTGTGTGCGAGTGCTCTTCACCTACTTCAACCGAGGCTTGA